Proteins found in one Polyodon spathula isolate WHYD16114869_AA chromosome 42, ASM1765450v1, whole genome shotgun sequence genomic segment:
- the armc5 gene encoding armadillo repeat-containing protein 5 has protein sequence MASAKAAGSHCSPNPAAGESLTWCLSQLGKAARSEAGGGGGAAAAGGGGGAADPPPPPPPPLSSLTQALVAIRTRHIKARGGIARYRARGGLRPLLALIARAQRAKKTLDLSLSILGNCCTEAETRAEVRRLGGIPSLVSVMKVVGVESVQNRVARALGNLAIDPENSALIHEMGAIPPLLSTLSSSQDPECLHSVLRAVRNLSDTPRHRLFLLSRGALPLLLSLCTPETPPNTAQASLRALAELTRGCSAECAQELSRNSALAKLGALALSPELGSGVGEWSLRVLCNACLQGSLRPSVGSAGVVPRIVEGIRKGDPGKSAHLVRALCLCCREAVNRNKVREAGGLELLVSLLSQSTFQSHSQYRLVLFAFLDFIYDDSALEALQGAGLVPLLISRLVELAQWAGLDAGPGEAKGAEPEETEGEESGLLYTPSFDFPLERAAMRDRASESQGSSSFLSLRTWLISEGYIASPGELSPQWSPVGGALDLDCLEGGGGGEGVGERSARSLSPILGAQNPDQSHSPNPDTNTAQESQRRRESEVTEFPSLGRRGDTEMDSRGSEDRAGTIGGTSHQVGTRDRPSLGVPEDVDSALKNRRRRGRRKREGADLAELNPISYAGSGFANGPGWGPEKAQERSGAGLNAPLLFVACNNPGSLETATPAPAGTASASSGEPGSSSRKGSETLFKTNLVKEVKKDDDVEKFNGSKPPTTDQPPSSSGVHPVQKAAAGTPAASRERRDSPSLRSLNGRATAVSRSPDLEAVCLTSGLDFFQPPSKRLSGNPDTLKPSFSSPRPKTGPDFSPSFPLHPSDSRLPDLGIAASPRGGSSRQKLCNRYNALVPSDSTGAERGAGSGQRTPNSSEDQRPQPPVLQTPQGRLSHPEPWGPDTPILLLLSRFSQSLDPSPVLVTPLVLGGLLNYLTLSPDPSPRCFRLLGRLTCNPNCLEALVRIFGVSLIRTRLVLGVQPWERGGGGGGGGEEGRRRSRRRRREVEERVRELGIALLRNLRVQSECPFGIGALSHMLLSGSECERVACAVALPFLCRQLFNFSLFLYSPPLPGWDSPPLEPPNTPTSSHNLVLLTDSVATLLRRPDEMEEERGEEGEREVGREGGGAPEPLPPTPSSEITPPPGKKPCTSPEAEPQPPCLYSQAPVDLAFLLDDGVRVPANREAVSAGSEFFRALLSGGFAEARDLESGDPIPIREVSLQSFTPVMHYLHGCCSDKGGAERGGCPQMRALGAPLTAQPFECTPLAHAMTGASRFLLPDFQALLEGMLDLGSRSGDDRSDRCLGAVSVGLGVLPSLYRFSRMHHYPALGRRCLRFLFLGSPSLGEAGSCLAELYRECDAPARLNQEIEELVREALR, from the exons ccgccgcctcctctCTCGAGCCTGACGCAGGCGCTCGTCGCCATCCGCACGCGGCACATCAAAGCCCGCGGCGGGATCGCGCGGTACCGGGCGCGAGGGGGGCTCCGCCCCTTGCTCGCGCTCATCGCTCGCGCTCAGCGCGCCAAGAAGACTCTCGACCTGAGTCTCAGCATCCTGGGAAACTGCTGCACGGAGGCGGAGACGCGGGCGGAG GTGCGGAGGCTCGGAGGGATCCCCTCTCTCG TGTCTGTGATGAAGGTGGTCGGTGTGGAGAGTGTCCAGAACAGGGTGGCTCGAGCCCTGGGGAACCTGGCCATCGACCCGGAGAACTCGGCTCTGATCCACGAGATGG GCGCTATTCCTCCCCTCCTCAGCACACTCTCCTCCTCCCAGGACCCCGAATGCCTGCACTCTGTCCTCAGGGCTGTCCGAAACCTGAGCGATACTCCTCGCCACCGCCTCTTCCTCCTCTCCCGGGGggccctccccctcctcctctctctctgcaccccGGAGACCCCTCCAAACACTGCCCAGGCCTCCCTCCGCGCCCTGGCCGAGCTCACCAGGGGCTGCTCCGCTGAGTGTGCCCAGGAGCTCTCCCGAAACTCGGCCTTGGCCAAACTTGGGGCCCTGGCATTGTCCCCAGAGCTGGGCTCTGGGGTGGGGGAGTGGAGCCTCAGGGTGCTCTGCAACGCCTGCCTGCAGGGGAGCCTGAGGCCCTCTGTGGGTTCGGCTGGGGTGGTACCCCGAATCGTGGAGGGGATCAGAAAAGGGGACCCTGGGAAATCGGCCCACTTGGTCCGGGCCCTTTGTCTATGCTGCAGGGAAGCTGTGAATCGAAACAAAGTTCGGGAGGCCGGGGGGCTAGAGCTGTTGGTCAGCCTGCTCTCCCAGTCCACTTTCCAGTCCCATTCCCAGTACAGACTGGTGCTCTTCGCTTTCCTGGACTTCATCTACGACGACTCTGCCCTCGAGGCTCTCCAGGGGGCGGGGCTGGTCCCACTGTTGATCTCCCGATTGGTGGAGCTGGCCCAGTGGGCGGGGCTCGACGCGGGCCCTGGGGAGGCCAAGGGGGCGGAGCCTGAGGAGACAGAAGGGGAGGAGTCTGGGCTGCTGTACACGCCCTCTTTCGATTTCCCGTTGGAAAGGGCGGCCATGAGAGACCGAGCCTCAGAAAGTCAAGGCTCTTCCAGCTTCCTCAGCctcag GACCTGGCTGATCTCTGAAGGCTACATCGCCAGTCCAGGGGAGCTGTCGCCACAGTGGTCTCCAGTTGGGGGCGCTCTAGACTTGGATTGCctggagggaggaggaggaggagagggggttGGGGAGCGCTCAGCCCGTTCCCTAAGCCCCATTCTGGGAGCCCAAAATCCTGATCAAAGCCACTCCCCTAATCCCGACACGAACACTGCACAGGAATCTCAGAGACGCAGGGAGTCGGAAGTGACAGAATTCCCGTCCCTGGGAAGACGAGGGGACACGGAGATGGACAGCCGGGGGTCAGAGGACAGGGCGGGGACGATTGGGGGGACGTCCCACCAAGTGGGGACAAGGGACAGGCCCTCCCTCGGTGTCCCAGAGGATGTGGACAGTGCCTTAAAAAACaggaggagaagggggaggaggaagagggagggAGCAGATCTGGCGGAATTGAACCCGATTTCGTACGCAGGTTCTGGGTTTGCGAACGGTCCGGGCTGGGGTCCGGAGAAAGCCCAGGAGAGGTCCGGAGCCGGTCTGAATGCCCCCCTCTTGTTCGTGGCTTGTAATAACCCGGGCTCCCTGGAGACAGCCACGCCAGCCCCAGCCGGGACAGCGTCAGCGAGCTCCGGAGAGCCGGGTTCGAGTTCCAGGAAAGGCAGCGAAACCCTTTTCAAAACGAACCTTGTTAAAGAAGTTAAGAAGGACGACGATGTTGAAAAGTTTAACGGTTCCAAACCTCCAACCACCGACCAGCCGCCATCCTCGTCCGGTGTCCACCCCGTCCAAAAAGCGGCAGCCGGGACCCCCGCCGCGTCCCGTGAAAGACGGGACAGCCCGTCTCTTCGCTCGCTCAACGGGAGAGCCACCGCAGTCTCTCGCAGCCCTGACCTCGAAGCGGTCTGTCTGACCTCTGGTCTCGACTTCTTCCAGCCCCCCTCCAAGCGCCTCTCTGGGAACCCCGATACCCTTAAACCCTCCTTTTCCTCTCCCCGTCCTAAAACGGGACCCGACTTCTCCCCCTCCTTCCCCCTTCACCCCTCGGATAGCAGGCTCCCAGATTTGGGAATCGCCGCCAGTCCTAGAGGCGGCAGCAGCAGGCAAAAATTATGCAACCGTTACAATGCCTTGGTCCCGAGCGACTCGACGGGCGCAGAACGGGGGGCTGGCAGTGGCCAGCGCACCCCAAACTCCTCCGAAGACCAGAGACCCCAGCCCCCCGTCCTGCAAACCCCACAAGGCCGGCTCTCGCACCCCGAACCCTGGGGTCCGGACACGCCCATACTCCTCCTCCTGTCTCGTTTCTCCCAGTCCCTGGACCCCAGCCCTGTGCTGGTCACCCCCCTGGTTCTAGGGGGGCTCCTGAATTACCTCACCCTGTCGCCCGACCCCTCCCCACGTTGCTTTCGGCTCTTGGGGCGCCTGACCTGCAACCCCAACTGCCTGGAAGCCCTGGTCAGGATTTTTGGGGTGAGCCTCATCAGGACCCGGCTGGTTTTGGGGGTCCAGCcctgggagagaggaggaggaggaggaggaggaggggaggaagggaggaggaggagcaggaggaggaggagagaggtgGAAGAGCGAGTCAGAGAGCTAG GGATAGCTCTGCTTCGTAACCTGCGTGTGCAGTCCGAGTGTCCCTTCGGGATCGGAGCCCTCAGTCACATGCTGCTGTCGGGATCCGAGTGCGAGAGAGTGGCCTGTGCAGTCGCCCTGCCCTTTCTGTGCAG ACAGCTGTTTAATTTCTCTCTCTTCCTctactctccccctctccct GGGTGGGACTCCCCTCCCCTGGAGCCCCCAAACACCCCGACCTCCTCGCACAACCTTGTCCTGCTCACAGACTCTGTCGCTACTCTACTGAGACGCCCAGACGAAatggaagaggagagaggagaggaaggagaAAGGGAGGTGGGACGAGAAGGGGGGGGCGCTCCCGAACCCCTGCCCCCCACTCCCTCCTCCGAAATCACGCCCCCTCCTGGTAAAAAGCCCTGCACTTCGCCCGAGGCAGAACCCCAACCTCCCTGCCTTTACTCGCAAGCCCCAGTCGACCTGGCTTTCCTATTGGACGACGGGGTGAGGGTGCCGGCCAATCGGGAAGCAGTCTCCGCCGGCTCGGAATTTTTCCGGGCGCTGTTGTCGGGCGGGTTTGCCGAAGCCAGGGACCTGGAATCTGGGGATCCCATCCCCATCCGGGAGGTCTCCCTTCAATCCTTCACCCCTGTCATGCATTACCTCCACGGCTGCTGCAGCGATAAGGGGGGCGCCGAGAGGGGGGGCTGCCCCCAGATGAGAGCGCTGGGAGCCCCTCTGACCGCCCAGCCTTTCGAGTGCACCCCTCTGGCCCACGCCATGACCGGGGCAAGCCGGTTCCTTCTCCCTGACTTTCAGGCTCTCCTGGAAGGGATGCTGGATCTGGGGAGTAGGTCGGGCGATGATCGTAGCGATCGCTGCCTCGGGGCCGTCTCTGTGGGTTTGGGGGTGCTCC